The DNA sequence AGAATTTCTAACACCAAATCTTTCACCTACTGCTGCTCTAATGTATAACTTTCCACCAGTAGCACCATACAGACAAGTATTTCCACCACCTGCAAATTCTGGACCTTGGTGTATTGTATTAACAATAATTTTACCACCATTCATACCTTTACCAACATAATCATTTGCTGCACCTTCAAGGTATAAATTCATTCCTTTACTTAATAATGCTCCAAAAGATTGTCCAGCAATACCTTTTAAGAATATATTGATTGAACCATCAGGTAATCCAACATCACCATAATATTTAGCAATTTCACCAGAAATCAATGTACCAAATGATCTATTTAAATTCGTGATTGTCTCTTTAACTCTAATAGGAGTTGAAGGTTTTTCAATTGTTTTATGAACTTTTTTAAGTAACTCTTTTTCAAACTTATTATTATCAAATGGATCATTTGAATCTTTTTGACACGTATCTATACCATCAATTCTTCTTAATACATTTTGAAAATCAAATTTCTGAGCAAACTCATCATCAATAACTTTTAATAAATCACTTCTACCAACAATTTCTTCAATACTTGTATAACCTAAACTTGCAAGAATACTTCTTACATCTTCAGCAATAAAAGTAAAGTAAGAGATTAATCTTTCTACAGTACCTGTAAAATATTCTCTTAATTCTTCATCTTGTGTTGCAACACCAACTGAACATTTATTTGTATGACAAATTCTTAAAATTTTACATCCAAGTAATGTTAAAGCTGCTGTACCAAAGGCATAAGACTCAGCACCAAGCATAGCTGCTTTAACTACATCCATACCAGTTTTTAAACCACCATCTGTTTGTACATGTACAAACTCTCTTAAATGATTCGCTTTAAGTGCATTGTGTGCTTCAGAAAGACCAAGTTCCCAAGGATTACCTGTGTGCTTAATAGATGTTAAAGGAGCGGCTCCTGTACCACCATCAGCACCAGAAATTACAATTCTATCTGCATATGCTTTTGCAACACCTGCTGCAATTGTTCCAACACCAATAGTTGATACAAGTTTTACAGTAATCTTAGCTTCAGGGTTAATTTGTTTTAAATCAAAAATCAACTGAGCTAAATCCTCAATAGAATAAATATCATGATGAGGAGGAGGTGAAATAAGTGTAACACCAGCAATTGTATGTCTAAGTGTAGCAATATATGGAGTTACTTTATGTCCTGGTAACTGTCCACCTTCACCTGGTTTTGCACCTTGAGCAACTTTAATTTGAATCTCTTCAGCAGATCTTAAATAGCCTGGAGTTACACCAAACCTACCAGAAGCAACTTGCTTAATTTTAGAGTTTTTAAGAGTATTGAATCTTGCTATTTCTTCTCCACCTTCACCTGAGTTTGAAGCACCACCAATAGTATTCATAGCTACTGCCATTGCTTCATGAGCTTCAGGCGAAATTGAACCACATGACATAGCAGCAGTTGCAAATCTTTTAAAGATTTCATCTTTTGATTCAACTTTACTCACATCAATAGCTTCTTTGTCAGAATTAAATTCAAAGAAATCTCTAATAAATTTTTTATCTCTATTATCAACTATCTCTTTTAACTTTTTAAAATCTGAAATATCTTCTTTATTCGCAGCTTGTTTATTATGCATAGCTCTAGTAGTATTTGGACCATAATCATGGTATTCACCACCTTCAATATATTTATAAAAACCACCTAAATCTAAAGGAAAAATATGTTTATCATCAAAAAATGCATTGAAATGTTGTTTTTCAATTCTTTTTTCTATATCTTCATATCCAAGTCCTGCTAAATCCGAATGAGACTGAGAGAAACAATCTTCAATAATTTCATCATTTAATCCAATTACATCAAACAATCTTGAATTTCTATAAGAAGCAATAGTACAAATTCCCATTTTAGACATGATTTTAAGAAGACCCGCATTTACAGCTTTTTGTGTATTTTTAAGGAATCTTTGCATCTCATATTTAGATACATTTTTTCTTTCATATAATGCAACTGTAGAAGCATACATCATGTATGGATACATTGCTGTAACACCATATCCAATCATAACCGCAGCCATATGTGGATCATAAACTTCACCAGTTACTGCAACTATTGAAACATATCTTCTTAGACCTTCTTTTAATAATCGTTCATTAATAAACCCTACAGCCATTGCCATTGGAATTAATTTTACATTTTGATTTATATCTCTATCATCTAAAATAACAACAGATACACTATCTTCTTTTACTGCTTTTATAACATAAGAAGCAAGCTCTTCTAAAGCATCTTTTAAATTTGATTTAAATGTTGTTGAGAATACTCTATTTTTGTAATATGCATCATATCTAGGAGATGTTGGATTACCAAAAGAATTAAGTACATCAAACTTTTCTTTCATTAAAATTGGAGATGCTACTTTTAATCTTTTTGCATATTCAGGCTTTTCATCTAAAATATTATGAACATGTCCAAATCCAGTCTCTAAAGACATTACGATTTTTTCTCTATATGGATCAATAGGAGGATTTGTTACTTGTGCAAATTTTTGTCTAAAAAAGTCAGTAAAATTTCTATTTACAGTTGAAAAACATGCTAAAGGAGTATCATCCCCCATAGAACCAACTGGTTCTTTACCATCTTTTGCCATTGGTTCAATAATTTGATCAATTGCTTCATATGTAATATTAAAATATTTTTGTCTTTTTTCTAACTCTTCCATCTTATAATCATCTGTATCAAGGAATGATTCATCAATGTACTCTTGCAGATAATCCATATCTGCATTTAACCATTTACCATAGTTTTGTGAAGATTTTAAATAATCATTAATGTCTTCTTCTTTTAAAACTTTTCCGTGTTTAAGGTCTAAACCAATCATTTCTCCAGATTGAAGTCTTCCTCTTTCAAGAATATTATCTTCATCTAAAGTTATTGTTCCATACTCAGAAGTGATATACATTTTATGATTTTTTGTAATTACATATTTAGAAGGTCTTAATCCATTTCTGTCAATTAAACAACCAATATGCCTACCATCAGTTAATGATACTGCAGCAGGGCCATCCCAAGCTTCCATTGCAGTTGAAGCATATTCATAAAATGCTCTTAAATCAGCATCCATATGTGGTGCATTTTGCCAAGGTGCAGGAACTAAAGATCTTGCAGCTTTAAAGAAATCAACACCATTTGCAAGCAAAAACTCAAACATGTTGTCTAATGAAGCAGAATCCGAAGACCCTGTTTGTAAGATTGGTAAAATTCTTTTTATTTCTTCTTCAGTAAAAACCTCTGATTTTATATCTTCTGATTTTATTTGAACATTAACTCTATTTGCTTCAACAGAGTTGATTTCACCATTATGTGCAATAGCTCTAAATGGTTGTGCAAGTCTCCATTGAGGAAGAGTATTAGTTGAAAATCTTTGATGAAATAATGCAAACGAAATTCTAAAGTCATCATCTCTTAAATCAACATAAAAATGTTTAATATGCGTAGGCATTATAAGCCCTTTATACGCAATTACTTTTGATGAAAATGTTGGAATATAAAAATCTTTTTTATCTATTAATTTGTGTTCACACTCTTTTCTAGTTAAGTATAACATAGCATCAAATCTTTTAGATGACATTAATGCATTTGCACTAACGAAAACTTGAATAATATGTGGTAAAGTATCTAATGCTTGTTGTCCTAAAGCATCCTTATCTAAAGGCACTTCTCTAGTTAATAATACTTTTAAGTCATTCTCTTCACAGTGTTCTTTAAATGTTTCAATATCGTTTAAATCTTTTGTAAATATCATAGCTACTGCGTAAATTTCAGGTAAATCAACATCTTGTTCACTAGCTATTTTTCTCATAAATCTATTTGGCATAGATAATAATAAACCTGAACCATCCCCAGTTTTACCATCTGCTGCCACTGCACCTCTGTGCATCATTCGCTCAAGCGAAGTTATAGCGTCTTCTAAATTTTCGTGACTTGGTCTATTTTTTAAATCTGCCATTAAACCAAAACCACAGTTATCTTTAAAAGAAGTAAGTAAATCTAAATTACATCCCATCTTTATCCTTTGTGTATTTGTATCTTTATATTCCTCATAAAGTGGAATAATGTATCTAAAAATTGTTTAAAATGCGGTTAAACTAATTAATCCTATTAAGACTGCTTTAATAAAGGTATAATCTATATAAATTTTAAAAAAATATGACAATTCATTAAAATGCTATTTTCATGCTATTTTTCTCCTACTTTTTTTCAAAATTTACATTTTTGTACATAACTCTTACACAACTTTTAATTATACTTTTTTCATAAACAAATTTAAGGAGTGAATATGAAGAAATTAGTAATTGGAGCAGTTGCAGCA is a window from the Arcobacter sp. LA11 genome containing:
- the gltB gene encoding glutamate synthase large subunit; translation: MGCNLDLLTSFKDNCGFGLMADLKNRPSHENLEDAITSLERMMHRGAVAADGKTGDGSGLLLSMPNRFMRKIASEQDVDLPEIYAVAMIFTKDLNDIETFKEHCEENDLKVLLTREVPLDKDALGQQALDTLPHIIQVFVSANALMSSKRFDAMLYLTRKECEHKLIDKKDFYIPTFSSKVIAYKGLIMPTHIKHFYVDLRDDDFRISFALFHQRFSTNTLPQWRLAQPFRAIAHNGEINSVEANRVNVQIKSEDIKSEVFTEEEIKRILPILQTGSSDSASLDNMFEFLLANGVDFFKAARSLVPAPWQNAPHMDADLRAFYEYASTAMEAWDGPAAVSLTDGRHIGCLIDRNGLRPSKYVITKNHKMYITSEYGTITLDEDNILERGRLQSGEMIGLDLKHGKVLKEEDINDYLKSSQNYGKWLNADMDYLQEYIDESFLDTDDYKMEELEKRQKYFNITYEAIDQIIEPMAKDGKEPVGSMGDDTPLACFSTVNRNFTDFFRQKFAQVTNPPIDPYREKIVMSLETGFGHVHNILDEKPEYAKRLKVASPILMKEKFDVLNSFGNPTSPRYDAYYKNRVFSTTFKSNLKDALEELASYVIKAVKEDSVSVVILDDRDINQNVKLIPMAMAVGFINERLLKEGLRRYVSIVAVTGEVYDPHMAAVMIGYGVTAMYPYMMYASTVALYERKNVSKYEMQRFLKNTQKAVNAGLLKIMSKMGICTIASYRNSRLFDVIGLNDEIIEDCFSQSHSDLAGLGYEDIEKRIEKQHFNAFFDDKHIFPLDLGGFYKYIEGGEYHDYGPNTTRAMHNKQAANKEDISDFKKLKEIVDNRDKKFIRDFFEFNSDKEAIDVSKVESKDEIFKRFATAAMSCGSISPEAHEAMAVAMNTIGGASNSGEGGEEIARFNTLKNSKIKQVASGRFGVTPGYLRSAEEIQIKVAQGAKPGEGGQLPGHKVTPYIATLRHTIAGVTLISPPPHHDIYSIEDLAQLIFDLKQINPEAKITVKLVSTIGVGTIAAGVAKAYADRIVISGADGGTGAAPLTSIKHTGNPWELGLSEAHNALKANHLREFVHVQTDGGLKTGMDVVKAAMLGAESYAFGTAALTLLGCKILRICHTNKCSVGVATQDEELREYFTGTVERLISYFTFIAEDVRSILASLGYTSIEEIVGRSDLLKVIDDEFAQKFDFQNVLRRIDGIDTCQKDSNDPFDNNKFEKELLKKVHKTIEKPSTPIRVKETITNLNRSFGTLISGEIAKYYGDVGLPDGSINIFLKGIAGQSFGALLSKGMNLYLEGAANDYVGKGMNGGKIIVNTIHQGPEFAGGGNTCLYGATGGKLYIRAAVGERFGVRNSGCTAVVEGTGDNACEYMTGGIVVILGNTGVNFGAGMTGGLSFVYDPEKSFVDKMNQELIEAVRIDTDDTERERLFLKRLLMDYLNETESERAEEILENFRAEIRNFWMVKPKNMTVLPLNPDEGD